AATGCTGATGCTGAAATAAGTAACCATGTAAGTTACACAAAAAATGGCAAAATCGTAATTTTGGAATGCATTTATTATTCGCTATTTAGAAatcacaagtttgttatttttctatagGTCAAATGTTTACCTATTTCATCACCAAACTTACGCATATGTAATGTACATCAATATGATCATGTAGAAttctttttggattttttttaaaacttTTAACACGATCTGTAACTAGTTGAAACAAGGTCCTCCAATGCACCCGGGTTCCAAACTCCACTCTCGTTCGTTAAGTTTCATTCCACACACTTGTGGTTTTGTTCGGTCACTGTACTAGTTTCGACTTGTTTTTTTCtaggttttcttcttcttttgtttttTCGTTGGTTCTCTATGTTTCTTCACTCATTTTCTTCGGTTTTTCAGTTTTGCTTGTTTTTCAGATGGTTTCTCTGttttttatttcctttattttcttTGTTCGTATTTTCACCGGTTTTAATAGTTTTTTTCTTggttttcattgtttccttttattttattttctttagtttttttgcttttcattgattttatcttttgtttcttttttcggTTTTCATTGGTTTTTAACAGACGTCTACATTTTTCAGTACACGATATTTTTTTTGGTGTACACGTGAATTTTTTTTTGATGCATGTTGAACATTTATCAAATACATGATGTatatatactccctctattccaaaatatagtgcgcccgtgctttccgaggtccaactttgaccacaAATTTAACCAATGAGACTGACTGCAGCGGGAGAAAGaaatatataattgaaaacttcttttgaatacgaattcactagTATAACTTttgcagtcggtctcgttggttaaatttacggtcaaagtagaAGCACGGGAATAGATgaagcactatattttggaatggagggagtgttTCTTTTCATATATGGTTTTAAACACTTTTtgaaatacatggtcaacattttgaaAATACACATTGGACATTTTCTAATGACGTATAAATATTTTAACAAATTTAACAAACTTTTCTTGGAAACACCTGAGTATTTCTTAAGAATGTTGCATAAATTTGTTTCATGGGAATACTTATGTTTGAACCTATGAGAACATTATTTCACATTCAGGGACGGAGCCAGAAAATAAtgataggggggggggggcaagaacTTGAAGGTTCAAAATCATAGTATACAAACTTTTTTGCGGGTGGAAATCATAGGATACATTAACACATACAGTAGTAAATATCATGAGATATAAATAACACTTTTCTTTTGCAGGATAAAACATATGTCCGTTGTTCTAAGataaaaaataaaattacatttgTATTAATTCAAAGTCAGGTTTACGAGCGCATCAGTATCAAAGATGCGAATGATTTCAAATACATCATTTaacattttctcataattttttgatttctacttttttGCATACACATTGTACAATTTCCATATACATTAGAAACACTTTTCTACATACATTttacatttttcaaatgcatgatcaacatttttcaaatactttgtGGAAACTGGTTTTTGTAATAGATATATTTAGGATATTTAAATATATAAGGAAAAGTGAAAGAGAAAACGAAAGAAAATAATGTGAAAAAACGGATTAAAAGAAACGCGTTGAAGGCCTGTGGTCtgtgttgggctggcccattttcgCATGTGCTTGAGGCGAGGCTTGCTACTTTCTCGCGTCAAGTGAGAGTTAGTCGCGCCACGACCTGATGTGCTAGCGTTGTACAGTGACTGCCAAATAGTATATATCATCCCGTCAACTCAGTACTAGCGTGAGGCCTCAAGTTGGTTGCTCTTGTCCGCCGGTTACCTGGGTAAGAAACAAAAATTCTCGAATTAAGCGATGCAAACGAAGCATGAATGGTTAGGGATTTCCTAACCATATGGATAACTAAGTATTATTCTCTTTATTCCTATCAATAAGACAAACACACATTTTAAAATTAAACTTTGACACTGAATTGGACCAATCAATTGTGGATTGTATGTGACATTATGTCATTGGATTCGTATTCCAAAGAACTGTTCAATGGTAAAATTTAGGTGGTCAAAGTTGGATTTTTGAATGCTTACACGTCTTATTCATTTGAATGAAGAGAGTATGATACCTACACTTGTCACTGGTGCTCGCATTTTTCTATATTTATTTTAGACTTTTCGCTCTGGTGCAATCCTTAGCGACAGAAAAATATTGCAGTTAGGTTGATAATAGTCGAGTGACATTAGTTCATCAGTGCGAACTAAGGAATCTGTTAGAAATGTTTTAAGATGAATATTGTTCTCTCTTTAATCAGGGATTGTTATATAAAAAGAAATGGAGTTTGAAAAAGGGAATGAAATGCTCATACCGGGACTGCTAGAGGAATTCAATAGCATAACTTGGGCTGGTAGAATATGACGCTTTTAGGACAATCTATTTGTAAAAGAAGACGCTTCCGTCGACTACGAGACACCTATGATCATAACTTCGTTAATCTCAAGATATGATGCCGGCTAGGTTCTGTGAGTGAATATCCAGGCCTACAAAGAAGGCATCGTAGTCGAAGGGGAGAGCCTATCCAAATGTGCAATGGTCACCTTTGCAAACCGAATGGAACTCTTACAACCTGGGAACCCCCGATGTAAAAACGGTATGTGATTCTGCCAACATCACTTGATCGCGCGGCCAATGGGAGACAAATGATGGCCGGTCGGTGGCGCACcatccatgctcgatcatctcccgTGGTCTGGAAGCCACGACAAAGATTCTGCAAATCAAGAAACGCATGCACGCATGCATACGACCATGATTTCAGAAGCATGCTTCCAAATTGGGAAATGTTCCATTGCGCCGCATGTGCGCGCCTTGCGATCGCTCTCGATCGTGCGACACGCAGGCCACGGGAGCGCTTCTCCTTCGAATCGTTTTCTNNNNNNNNNNNNNNNNNNNNNNNNNNNNNNNNNNNNNNNNNNNNNNNNNNNNNNNNNNNNNNNNNNNNNNNNNNNNNNNNNNNNNNNNNNNNNNNNNNNNNNNNNNNNNNNNNNNNNNNNNNNNNNNNNNNNNNNNNNNNNNNNNNNNNNNNNNNNNNNNNNNNNNNNNNNNNNNNNNNNNNNNNNNNNNNNNNNNNNNNNNNNNNNNNNNNNNNNNNNNNNNNNNNNNNNNNNNNNNNNNNNNNNNNNNNNNNNNNNNNNNNNNNNNNNNNNNNNNNNNNNNNNNNNNNNNNNNNNNNNNNNNNNNNNNNNNNNNNNNNNNNNNNNNNNNNNNNNNNNNNNNNNNNNNNNNNNNNAGAGAAGACGGCGACGATGGAGAAGTCGCGAGGCGGGGGAACTGCAAGAGGGCCGCGCGCGGCGCTAGTGCTCGTCAATGGCGCACGACAGCACGGTGATGCTGGAACCGTTCAACGAAAGTTTCCACTGTTTGATTCGAAACCTTCAACCGACGGCATAAAAAGCTTCAACCGAGACACTGCGTAATTTAAATGCTGCAATCGTCATAAGAAAGCTACCATCGTTCTGGAAAAAGATTCAAGTAGAATACTGATTTTTGAAGGTGGGGCATTGCGCAAACCCAAAAGGTGGAACTCGCTACGAGAAAAGCTTTAACTGACGGCAAAAAAGGTTTCAACCATAGACAAGGGAAGCCATGGACGACGACGAAAAGGTGCAACCGGCTTCGTTGTTTGCTAAAACCGGCTTTTTTGCCACAACCAGAGGATGGTGAGTGTGATGACCGTGCACGGCGACTTATTTTTTTGCCACAACCGGCTCGTTTATTTGCTACGACCATCTTCGTCTTTGCTACAAACAGAGGCTCGGTGAGCGTGCTGACCGTGGGAGGCGAGGATAGGCGAACGACGACGAGGACGGCCAGCGAGGGCGGCGAACGGCGATGAGGAGTCGAGGACGGCCGGCGGAGGCGGGGACAGGCGATGAGGACGTCCGGCGGGGGATGGCCATCGGAGAGTCTGTGCAGCCGGCAAGATGAAAGAGAGCGAGATGCATGAGAAAATTTTCATACACGTGTGGCATGCGACGGTTACGATCCATCAGATGGGATGGCTGCAGGCCGATCGGCCCAAATTTGGGCGGGCACCCGCCTTCCAAATTATACTACCGCCGGTCTGCCCATTACTGACGAGAAGTGCACATGGGCAAAGCTTCGTAGGTACGTAGCGTCAGTATGGTATGGATGGAAATGGAGTGGACGGATCCAGCAATAGTGCAGGCCTGTGACCGTCCGATTATCCCTGCTTATTTCACCGTCCGATTTACGAGTGCGATCACTGGCCAGCGTTCCGATTTACGAGCTCGGGGATGGCCCGGCCGTTTGTCCGGAATCGTGGCAACTTGCAACGCACAGTACTGCTGACTGATTGATGCTCGATCGCTGCTGGTTGGTGCCACATGCACTGCCATGCACGCGACGCacactcctccggtggccattggcGTGTGCCTCTGGCCGGCCGGGCCACTCCATCCATCCATGGGGCTCCGTCCCGGCCGTGTCTCGACCGCCGTGCTCGCTCCGGCTGGCGCTACCATCCACGGCCGCGCCCGCCCGCTCGATCGCAGCACGTACGTACGTCCCCCAGTGGCCACCACCCAAGCAATCCTACTGCCTGTCACTTGTCACCTTCCAAACGATAGCGACAAGATCCCCTCCCCGACCCCGTCCCGATCCAGCAGCGAACAGCGCACAGGCTGCCGCGGCATCCAACGTTTGATCAGCGTGTGAGTGTCCATATATACGGACGTGCTTAACACTTCACTCTCGCTGCGGCGGAGGATCTTCCCTTTCTCCTTTAGCCGTTGCTTTCTGGAAGTGTGGGCGGGGCGATGGGGATGCTCCAGGCGCGCGTCGTCGTGCTTGttctcgcggcggcggcggcggccgttgtGGTCGTCGTCGACGGCCAGATGTCGCCGGCGTTCTACGACGCCTCGTGTCCGGAGCTGCAGTCCGTGGTGCGCCGCGGCATGGCGCAGGCCGTGCAGAAGGAGGCGCGCATGGGCGCGTccatcctccgcctcttcttccacgactgcttcgtcaATGTACGTTTCGGTTCCGGCCGGTCACGAGTTACATCCTGCCAACTGCGTGCTGAGTGTGGATGCGTGCGCAGGGGTGCGACGCCTCCGTCTTGCTGGACGACACGGCCAACTTCACGGGGGAGAAGAACGCCGGGCCGAACGCCAACTCGCTGCGCGGCTACGAGGTCATCGACGCCATCAAGGCGCAGGTCGAGGCTTCCTGCAAGGCCaccgtctcctgcgccgacatcgTCGCGCTCGCCGCCCGCGACGCCGTCAGCCTGGTCGGTACccgcttctccctctccctctttctGGCATCCTGGCCGGTGGCATTACTAACGGTGGCCGCGTGCGTGCAGCTCGGGGGGCCGAGCTGGACGGTGCAGCTGGGCCGGCGAGACGGGCTCTCGGCGAGCCAGAACGCGGCGAACGCCAACCTGCCGCCGCCGGACGCGAGGCTCCCCGACCTCCTCGCCAGGTTCAGCGACAAGGGCCTGGACGCGCGCGCCCTCACCGCGCTGTCCGGGGCGCACACCGTGGGCTGGGCACGCTGCACCACCTTCCGCACGCACATCTACAACGACACCGGTAACGAGGCCGTGGACGCCGCCTTCGCCACCCAGATACGCGCCAAGGCCTGCCCCTCCGCCGGCGGCGACGGGAACCTCGCGCCGCTCGAGCTGCGCGCCCCCGCCGCGTTCGACAACGGCTACTTCCAGGACCTCGTCGCCCGCCGCGTGCTCCTGCGCTCCGACCAGGAGCTCTACGGGAGCGGCGTCGGCAACGGCAGCACGGACGCGCTCGTGCGCGCCTACGCCGCCAACGCCACGCTCTTCGCGGTAGACTTCGCCGCCGCCATGGTGAGGATGGGCAACCTGGCGCTCACCGGGAAGAACGGCGAAGTCCGGCTAAACTGCCGGCGAGTGAACTGAGCTGACTCAGTCGATCAGTGAATGAATTCTTGATGTGCGCAACGCAAAAAGCATAAAGCTGTTCACAAAGATACAAAATGGGCACTGCTGTTCGTGCACTGGATTTTCTGCCTTTCTCCCGTTTGGTTCGGGGTGAGCAGCTAATATCTGACCCGTGGCAAGATCCTCTACGCAGGAGAACAAAATTTAGCCATTTTATGTGCAGATGGGCGGTTGAGATAGGGGCAGGGAATCCTCCCGGACTAGGTGCATTTCTAAGTTCTAACCGATCCTCTAAAAGAACGTAAGGGAGTAAAATTTCTGGATTAGAGTATCTCCAACTGCCGCACAAAAATTTCGCGCCCAATAAAAATTATAGCGCGTCATTTTAACACTTTGAGATGatgtttgtttccagagactttTTTGTGtagagactagaaaaagtccctcatagagacttttttaccaaacgggagagactttttagggactaaactaggcatttgagactaaatgaagaagactctcaaggagagtctttttgagactttttgggacttttccatcaatgcccctccatgcatccattggcccgccaccccatggtgttgtttgattgttatttttctatatactaggggcaacatggtcatttaatagcccctaggaagggactagggactttttagtctctgaaaacaaacagggaaagactttttagggactagggactttttagttgggactagaaaaagtcctaggactagagaaccaaacaccaccttaaTGCGTCTGAACCAACATTGCTATAGTAGACGCTTAAAAACGCGCGTCCAAAAAGCACGCAGTGCAAATTGTTAAGCGCGCGTAATCTGGAGCGCAAAATATGTTTCGCGGGATAGCGTTTTTCAGCGCGTGCCAAAAACTTTTAGCGCTACAGCGCCTGCTGGAGCTGTGCGGCGGCAAAAAAACAAAATTTTAATGCGCGGAGCTCTTTTTGGGcgtttgttggagatgctctagtgAAGTAATTTATTTACCCCACCTCTCTATTTTCTCAAAAAATTCCCTAAATTTACTCCATCCCGCCACGGCCGAGTAAAACTGACGCCTCtccctctcgcccctcccgtgccgcaCTGTCTCCCACCAACATAGTTGTCGCCACTGATGACCGCCGGGCCAGCTGGAATGGATAGCCCGGCCACTGCCATCGACTTTTGCCTCCGGAAACCACCCACGCGTCGCGTTCGCCGCCGCCGAAGAGTTTGGGTATGAAGAAGAACCACCGTGTCCAAGCTCCTTCTCCAACCGCTCTAATGGTCTCTGGGGTGGCCACCGCCTCTCCGACAAGGACACGGCGCCCTCCCGCTGCACTTATCGAAGGCAAACAGGCCCGAAAGTTGACGGTGGTGGCGGCGGAGCGGTcgcgaagaagaagatgaagaaggccaAAGTAGCATGTCGTCCTAGGTCGACGCCTCATGCTGCAACTCCGTCAGCCTCCACGGCGACTGCTCCGGCGCGAGCGGCGGCTGCAACCAGCAATAAGTATGGCGGCTGCCAAGTGCTCGATGAAATGCTAATAAGGTAATAATAAAAACCTCACGTCGTGTCTCTATGCAATAGTGATTGTCGGTGATCGGTAATgattgttgatagtgtttgctttgATATTGTAGTGCGGAGATGAACACGACCGAATTCCTCGCATCGTTGGAGTCCTCGACCGCCATTGGCCTTGAAGAGCTCAACTACGACTCATTTTGGGATCATTCGGCCACCCAatgcatggaggaggaggaggccgaggaggtggtcgaggaggaggccgaggtggtggccgaggaggaggagggggaggaggaggaggttgtggAGGTGACCGAATCAAGAACCAAGGTCCCAAGGTGACGCACCCAAAGCTAGAACCAAAAGGAGGACATTGCGCTTTGCGACGCTTGGTGCACCAACTCGATGGATGTGACATCAGAACAAATCAAATCGAGACCATGTTTTGGGAGAGTATTAGCGACTACTATAACAACTTCGTGGACGTGCGATCAAGCCATACCCAAGGTTTTCTTGGGCATTGTTGGGGCACCATTCATGACCAATGCAACGTGAAAAATGGGATGATGAAACTTTATGCTATGATGGTTATTATATGCATGTTTTAATTTaaatgtttttaaatatatattgtGTAGTGTTTGAAGTTGGTGCTGCTAGGACACAAAATCAAGGCAATTTTATTTTTACTCCACTAACTTTTAAGAGATCGGCTAGGTGCGATCACCGTTAATAGAGTAAAATTTTACTCGACTAACTTTACCCCGCCGTCTGCTCTCTTAAGTTTTAGGTGATCGGTTAGAGTTGCCCTAAGGGCATTTCTAACCAACCCCCTGTAAAATATAGGGGGATACAGCCGATTAAACCTTAGTGGAGTACATTTACTCCACTAAGTTTTGGTCTGTTCTAATTAATTTGTTGAATCTAGGGGAGTAAAGTGCTCAATTGAGCTATGCATTTCATCAAACAGATACTACGCAGCGGCGCGCTGAACCGAATCGATTCGGGCAGCACCAATAGCAGCGGCATCAGTAGTTCGTGAGCTGCCACTAGCCGCACACATCGATGCAACACCAACATTAGCGGCCTGACCTTATCGTCAAGGACGAGCCGCACACGCGCCACGGCCTTGCTCTGCCGGCAGCCCAACACAACGATCCCGAGCAATGCGACGGCGACGGGCACCGACCACGCGCTCCTCGTCGCGCGCCGCCCACAACCGCAACACCTCCACGGGCAGCTTCCACCACCGTGTCTCTGTCGCGACCCCTCCCTTCGCCATGGCCCCTGTACGCGGGCCAGTCATCGCCAGGAGCACGTTGGCGTAGCCGGTCATCGGGTTGCGATGCAGAACGTGAGGCCGCCAGCACGCCTGTCCCGTCGAAGCTCTAGGATCAGGGCCGTTCCGGCACGCGACTGGTCAGGAGCACTCCAAATCCACATCGTCGACATGGACGCCCTCGACTAGCGACCTTGATGAGTAGACGGGTGGCGGACGTCGTCGGGGCGAAGATGGGGCCTTTCGCGGCTGGCTACCAGCAGCGCCATCCTGATGGAACAATCCAAACGTGAGGGCGCCTAAAGGCGGCAGGGCGCAGGAGAGGGAGGATGCCTCTCTGCCAACGACACGACGCTAGCCCCGGCATGTGGCGGCGCAGCGAATGATGGCCACCTGGTGAAGATGGCCACGAGCTCGAAGCCCGTGAGAAGGGCGTCATTGGCGCTGGCAATGGGTGGCCTGACTACGGCAAAGGCGAGGAAGAGGAGGGTGAGGACGCCCCTGGTCACGGCCAGGACCGCGAAGCAGTCGGTGGCCTTGGTCCTGCAGCCGCGCGGATGggaacagcggcggcggcgcgcaggaGCAGCAAGAAAAGGCGAGAGAGAGCTGAAATTTATCCTCCAGCCCGTCTCGGTGGAGTATATTTTCTCCTTCGGTGCGGGTCAGAGTAAAATTATCCTCTCTTATACGTTTTAGAGGACATGTTAGGTTTGGCATAAGGGAGTAAAATCGTATTTATACTCACTAACACCCAGTGGCGGAGCTTGGCAGGAAtctaggggggagggagggagggagggaggggtgcAAAGCAAaaattcgcatataagatttgactgaagtcaagcctcataaaatttgaccaactttatagaaaaaaataccaacattcataatctgaaatcaatatcaataaatgtgtcatgacttaaagtttcgtattgtataactttagcatgacagatgttgatatt
The Triticum dicoccoides isolate Atlit2015 ecotype Zavitan chromosome 3A, WEW_v2.0, whole genome shotgun sequence genome window above contains:
- the LOC119267499 gene encoding peroxidase P7-like isoform X2 translates to MGMLQARVVVLVLAAAAAAVVVVVDGQMSPAFYDASCPELQSVVRRGMAQAVQKEARMGASILRLFFHDCFVNGCDASVLLDDTANFTGEKNAGPNANSLRGYEVIDAIKAQVEASCKATVSCADIVALAARDAVSLLGGPSWTVQLGRRDGLSASQNAANANLPPPDARLPDLLARFSDKGLDARALTALSGAHTVGWARCTTFRTHIYNDTGNEAVDAAFATQIRAKACPSAGGDGNLAPLELRAPAAFDNGYFQDLVARRVLLRSDQELYGSGVGNGSTDALVRAYAANATLFAVDFAAAMVRMGNLALTGKNGEVRLNCRRVN
- the LOC119267499 gene encoding peroxidase P7-like isoform X1 is translated as MGMLQARVVVLVLAAAAAAVVVVVDGQMSPAFYDASCPELQSVVRRGMAQAVQKEARMGASILRLFFHDCFVNGCDASVLLDDTANFTGEKNAGPNANSLRGYEVIDAIKAQVEASCKATVSCADIVALAARDAVSLVGTRFSLSLFLASWPVALLTVAACVQLGGPSWTVQLGRRDGLSASQNAANANLPPPDARLPDLLARFSDKGLDARALTALSGAHTVGWARCTTFRTHIYNDTGNEAVDAAFATQIRAKACPSAGGDGNLAPLELRAPAAFDNGYFQDLVARRVLLRSDQELYGSGVGNGSTDALVRAYAANATLFAVDFAAAMVRMGNLALTGKNGEVRLNCRRVN